The following are encoded in a window of Salvelinus fontinalis isolate EN_2023a chromosome 40, ASM2944872v1, whole genome shotgun sequence genomic DNA:
- the LOC129839658 gene encoding keratin-associated protein 12-1-like isoform X2, protein MSGVHEERLENHCYSVCPRCGSQLCVTQVWISAVCVLGVDLSCVCPRCGSQLCVSQVWISAVCVLGVDLSCVCPRCGSQLCVSQVWISAVCVPGVDLSCVCPRCGSQLCVSQVWISAVCVPGVDLSCVCPRCGSQLCVSQVWISAVCVPGVDLSCVCPRCGSQLCVSQVWISAVCVLGVDLSTVSYFSIIMIILSLKKP, encoded by the exons ATGTCTGGGGTCCACGAGGAGAGGTtggagaaccactgctatagTGTGTGTCCCAGGTGTGGATCTCAGCTGTGTGTGACCCAG GTGTGGATCTCAGCTGTGTGTGTCCTAGGTGTGGATCTCAGCTGTGTGTGTCCCAGGTGTGGATCTCAGCTGTGTGTGTCCCAGGTGTGGATCTCAGCTGTGTGTGTCCTAGGTGTGGATCTCAGCTGTGTGTGTCCTAGGTGTGGATCTCAGCTGTGTGTGTCCCAG GTGTGGATCTCAGCTGTGTGTGTCCCAGGTGTGGATCTCAGCTGTGTGTGTCCCAGGTGTGGATCTCAGCTGTGTGTGTCCCAGGTGTGGATCTCAGCTGTGTGTGTCCCAGGTGTGGATCTCAGCTGTGTGTGTCCCAGGTGTGGATCTCAGCTGTGTGTGTCCCAGGTGTGGATCTCAGCTGTGTGTGTCCCAGGTGTGGATCTCAGCTGTGTGTGTCCCAGGTGTGGATCTCAGCTGTGTGTGTCCCAGGTGTGGATCTCAGCTGTGTGTGTCCTAGGTGTGGATCTCAGTACAGTTTCATATTTTAGCATTATCATGATCATTTTATCCCTTAAAAAGCCTTAA
- the LOC129839658 gene encoding keratin-associated protein 12-1-like isoform X1 — MSGVHEERLENHCYSVCPRCGSQLCVTQVWISAVCVLGVDLSCVCPRCGSQLCVSQVWISAVCVLGVDLSCVCPRCGSQLCVSQVWISAVCVLGVDLSCVDLSCVSQVWISAVCVPGVDLSCVCPRCGSQLCVSQVWISAVCVPGVDLSCVCPRCGSQLCVSQVWISAVCVPGVDLSCVCPRCGSQLCVSQVWISAVCVLGVDLSTVSYFSIIMIILSLKKP; from the exons ATGTCTGGGGTCCACGAGGAGAGGTtggagaaccactgctatagTGTGTGTCCCAGGTGTGGATCTCAGCTGTGTGTGACCCAG GTGTGGATCTCAGCTGTGTGTGTCCTAGGTGTGGATCTCAGCTGTGTGTGTCCCAGGTGTGGATCTCAGCTGTGTGTGTCCCAGGTGTGGATCTCAGCTGTGTGTGTCCTAGGTGTGGATCTCAGCTGTGTGTGTCCTAGGTGTGGATCTCAGCTGTGTGTGTCCCAGGTGTGGATCTCAGCTGTGTGTGTCCTAGGTGTGGATCTCAGCTGTGTGGATCTCAGCTGTGTGTCCCAGGTGTGGATCTCAGCTGTGTGTGTCCCAGGTGTGGATCTCAGCTGTGTGTGTCCCAGGTGTGGATCTCAGCTGTGTGTGTCCCAGGTGTGGATCTCAGCTGTGTGTGTCCCAGGTGTGGATCTCAGCTGTGTGTGTCCCAGGTGTGGATCTCAGCTGTGTGTGTCCCAGGTGTGGATCTCAGCTGTGTGTGTCCCAGGTGTGGATCTCAGCTGTGTGTGTCCCAGGTGTGGATCTCAGCTGTGTGTGTCCCAGGTGTGGATCTCAGCTGTGTGTGTCCTAGGTGTGGATCTCAGTACAGTTTCATATTTTAGCATTATCATGATCATTTTATCCCTTAAAAAGCCTTAA
- the LOC129839658 gene encoding keratin-associated protein 5-4-like isoform X3 — MSGVHEERLENHCYSVCPRCGSQLCVTQVWISAVCVLGVDLSCVCPRCGSQLCVSQVWISAVCVLGVDLSCVCPRCGSQLCVSQVWISAVCVLGVDLSCVCPRCGSQLCVSQVWISAVCVPGVDLSCVCPRCGSQLCVSQVWISAVCVPGVDLSCVCPRCGSQLCVSQVWISAVCVPGVDLSCVCPRCGSQYSFIF; from the exons ATGTCTGGGGTCCACGAGGAGAGGTtggagaaccactgctatagTGTGTGTCCCAGGTGTGGATCTCAGCTGTGTGTGACCCAG GTGTGGATCTCAGCTGTGTGTGTCCTAGGTGTGGATCTCAGCTGTGTGTGTCCCAGGTGTGGATCTCAGCTGTGTGTGTCCCAGGTGTGGATCTCAGCTGTGTGTGTCCTAGGTGTGGATCTCAGCTGTGTGTGTCCTAGGTGTGGATCTCAGCTGTGTGTGTCCCAGGTGTGGATCTCAGCTGTGTGTGTCCTAG GTGTGGATCTCAGCTGTGTGTGTCCCAGGTGTGGATCTCAGCTGTGTGTGTCCCAGGTGTGGATCTCAGCTGTGTGTGTCCCAGGTGTGGATCTCAGCTGTGTGTGTCCCAGGTGTGGATCTCAGCTGTGTGTGTCCCAGGTGTGGATCTCAGCTGTGTGTGTCCCAGGTGTGGATCTCAGCTGTGTGTGTCCCAGGTGTGGATCTCAGCTGTGTGTGTCCCAGGTGTGGATCTCAGCTGTGTGTGTCCCAGGTGTGGATCTCAGCTGTGTGTGTCCTAGGTGTGGATCTCAGTACAGTTTCATATTTTAG